A single Arachnia propionica DNA region contains:
- a CDS encoding RCC1 domain-containing protein → MPVRRPLAAGRRHTVGCLPDGTVVATGADSGGECRTSLWRDVVAVAAGGVHVAGNTGRSHTLGLRIDGTVLACGWNAQGQCDVQDWQDIIAVAAGWRFSVGLRGDGSLVAAGRAVEEQLRVEDWREVTDVSCGDWHTVAVHADGTVRAAGNNAAGQCDVQHWTRILAVAAGYLHTLGLTRDGAVRAAGRPEFWAGCEQWAGIVAVAAGSYHSVGVRTDGTVVAAGRSDAGQCDVHGWRDIVAVAAGATHTVGLRADGTVVATGSNSHGQLEVGSWRLG, encoded by the coding sequence GTGCCAGTTCGTCGTCCATTGGCAGCCGGGCGACGACACACGGTGGGGTGTCTGCCCGACGGCACCGTGGTCGCGACCGGAGCAGATTCCGGCGGGGAGTGCCGGACGTCGCTGTGGCGAGACGTTGTCGCGGTCGCGGCGGGCGGCGTCCATGTGGCCGGCAACACCGGTAGATCCCACACGCTGGGGCTTCGCATCGACGGAACGGTTCTGGCATGCGGCTGGAACGCCCAGGGGCAGTGCGATGTCCAGGACTGGCAGGACATCATCGCGGTGGCCGCGGGGTGGAGATTCAGCGTGGGCCTGCGTGGCGACGGATCATTGGTGGCGGCGGGCCGCGCCGTGGAGGAGCAGCTGCGGGTCGAGGACTGGCGCGAGGTGACGGATGTCAGCTGTGGTGATTGGCACACGGTTGCGGTTCACGCGGACGGTACCGTCCGCGCTGCCGGCAACAACGCCGCCGGCCAGTGCGACGTACAGCACTGGACCCGGATTCTCGCAGTTGCCGCAGGGTATCTCCACACCCTGGGGTTGACGAGGGATGGTGCTGTTCGTGCGGCCGGACGTCCGGAGTTCTGGGCCGGCTGCGAGCAGTGGGCGGGAATCGTCGCGGTCGCGGCGGGCAGCTACCACAGCGTCGGTGTGAGAACCGACGGCACCGTGGTCGCAGCCGGCAGATCGGATGCCGGCCAGTGCGACGTGCACGGTTGGCGCGACATCGTGGCCGTCGCGGCCGGCGCGACCCACACCGTGGGGCTTCGCGCCGACGGTACGGTCGTGGCGACCGGCAGCAACAGCCACGGCCAACTCGAGGTCGGGTCCTGGCGCCTCGGATGA
- a CDS encoding malate dehydrogenase, producing MTRRIAVTGAAGQIGYALVYRLASGDLLGDEPVELRLLEVPAAVKALDGVAMELLDCAFPQLKGIEVTDDPAVAFDGANVAMLVGASPRSAGMERADLLEANAAIFAAQGRALAASAAPDVRVVVTGNPANTNALIASRHADGIPASRFTALTRLDHNRARAQLAAKARRPVADVTNVTIWGNHSATQYADAFNARICGKPADQWIADDAWIAFDFIPTVARRGAAVIAARGRSSAASAANATIAHVRDWLLGTPGGDWTSMAVVSDGSYGVPAGLVSSFPVRCCDSEWEIVQGLPLNAFARSRVNVSVDELKSEAEEVKSMGLLPA from the coding sequence ATGACCAGGCGAATCGCGGTAACGGGAGCGGCCGGGCAGATCGGATACGCGCTGGTCTACCGGCTGGCCTCGGGTGATCTGCTGGGCGACGAGCCCGTCGAGTTGCGGCTGCTGGAGGTGCCGGCGGCCGTGAAGGCCCTCGACGGGGTGGCGATGGAACTGCTCGACTGCGCCTTCCCGCAGCTGAAGGGCATCGAGGTCACCGACGATCCCGCGGTGGCCTTCGACGGGGCGAACGTCGCGATGCTGGTGGGGGCGTCGCCGCGCAGCGCGGGCATGGAACGCGCCGACCTGCTGGAGGCCAACGCCGCCATCTTCGCCGCGCAGGGCCGGGCCCTGGCGGCCTCGGCGGCCCCGGACGTGCGGGTGGTGGTGACGGGGAACCCGGCGAACACGAACGCGCTAATCGCCTCCCGGCACGCCGACGGGATTCCCGCTTCGAGGTTCACCGCCCTGACCCGGCTCGACCACAACCGGGCCCGCGCGCAGCTGGCGGCGAAGGCCCGCAGGCCGGTGGCGGACGTGACGAACGTGACGATCTGGGGCAACCACTCGGCCACGCAGTACGCGGACGCCTTCAACGCCCGCATCTGCGGGAAACCGGCGGACCAGTGGATCGCCGACGACGCCTGGATCGCCTTCGACTTCATCCCCACCGTCGCCAGGCGGGGGGCCGCGGTGATCGCGGCCCGGGGACGTTCGAGCGCGGCATCGGCGGCCAACGCCACCATCGCCCACGTCCGCGACTGGCTGCTCGGCACCCCCGGGGGCGACTGGACGTCGATGGCGGTGGTCAGCGACGGCTCCTACGGGGTCCCGGCTGGCCTGGTCTCGTCGTTCCCGGTACGCTGCTGCGACAGCGAGTGGGAGATCGTCCAGGGCCTGCCGCTCAACGCCTTCGCGAGAAGTCGCGTCAATGTCTCCGTCGACGAACTGAAATCCGAGGCGGAGGAGGTCAAGTCGATGGGCCTCCTCCCCGCTTGA
- a CDS encoding aldehyde dehydrogenase family protein, whose product MKIDPAQLEATIREVLAAMLPGNDNQTEAPATQQEAPGDGVFADMDSAVEAAHLAQREYLSHPMADRRRYVAAIREAMLAPEALDYMSEQAVAQSGMGDVGHKYLKNKVAAAETPGVEDLVTEAWSGDDGLTTIEYSPYGVIGAITPTTNPTETITCNAIGMLAAGNAVVFSPHPRVAKLSCWQVRRINRALRAAGAPDNLVVTVTAPSLENTNAMMAHPKVRMLVATGGPGIVKAVLSSGKKAIGAGAGNPPAVVDETADIEHAAKCIVDGASFDNNLPCTAEKEIIAVDSIADMLKFCMIKHGAYEATAAEVAELEKLLVNGDKPRTEWVGKPAAKILEAIGVTPPPGVRLIVCEASANHPFVVHELMMPVLGLVRVPDVDAAIDLAVELEHGNRHTAVMHSLNVSKLTKMGKLIQTTIFVKNGPSYNGIGIGGEGYPTFTIAGPTGEGLTSARSFTRKRRCVLVGDLNVR is encoded by the coding sequence ATGAAGATAGATCCGGCACAGCTGGAGGCGACCATCCGCGAGGTGCTCGCGGCCATGCTCCCCGGCAACGACAACCAGACCGAGGCGCCCGCGACGCAGCAGGAAGCCCCGGGTGACGGGGTGTTCGCCGACATGGACTCCGCGGTGGAGGCCGCCCACCTGGCGCAGCGCGAGTACCTGAGCCATCCGATGGCCGACCGGCGCCGCTACGTCGCTGCCATCCGTGAGGCGATGCTGGCCCCCGAGGCCCTCGACTACATGTCGGAACAGGCCGTGGCGCAGTCCGGGATGGGCGATGTCGGCCACAAGTACCTGAAGAACAAGGTGGCGGCTGCCGAGACCCCAGGGGTGGAGGATCTCGTCACGGAGGCGTGGTCCGGCGACGACGGCCTGACCACCATCGAGTACTCGCCCTACGGCGTGATCGGGGCCATCACCCCCACCACCAACCCCACCGAAACCATCACCTGCAACGCCATCGGGATGCTGGCCGCCGGCAACGCCGTCGTGTTCAGCCCGCACCCGCGGGTCGCCAAGTTGTCGTGCTGGCAGGTGCGTCGCATCAACCGGGCGCTGCGCGCCGCCGGCGCCCCCGACAATCTCGTGGTGACGGTCACCGCGCCGTCGCTGGAGAACACCAACGCGATGATGGCCCACCCGAAGGTCCGGATGCTGGTGGCAACCGGGGGTCCGGGCATCGTCAAGGCGGTGCTGAGCTCCGGGAAGAAGGCGATCGGCGCGGGCGCGGGCAACCCGCCCGCCGTCGTCGACGAGACCGCCGACATCGAGCACGCCGCGAAGTGCATCGTCGACGGCGCCAGTTTCGACAACAACCTGCCCTGCACCGCGGAGAAGGAGATCATCGCGGTCGACTCGATCGCCGACATGCTGAAGTTCTGCATGATCAAGCACGGCGCCTACGAGGCGACGGCCGCCGAGGTCGCGGAGCTGGAGAAGCTGCTGGTGAACGGCGACAAGCCGCGCACCGAGTGGGTGGGCAAACCGGCCGCGAAGATCCTGGAGGCCATCGGCGTCACCCCGCCGCCCGGGGTGCGGCTGATCGTGTGCGAGGCCAGCGCCAACCATCCGTTCGTGGTGCACGAGCTGATGATGCCGGTACTCGGGCTGGTGCGGGTGCCGGACGTGGACGCCGCCATCGACCTGGCCGTCGAACTGGAGCACGGCAACCGCCACACCGCGGTGATGCACAGCCTCAACGTCAGCAAGCTGACGAAGATGGGCAAGCTGATCCAGACCACGATCTTCGTGAAGAACGGCCCGTCGTACAACGGCATCGGGATCGGCGGCGAGGGCTACCCGACGTTCACCATCGCCGGACCCACCGGCGAGGGCCTCACGTCGGCTCGCAGTTTCACCCGGAAACGTCGCTGCGTGCTCGTCGGCGACCTGAACGTCCGCTGA
- a CDS encoding FitA-like ribbon-helix-helix domain-containing protein, whose protein sequence is MSTLTIPRLSERTHARLLRQAAENGRSVEAEVRAILDAAVGLPDESTPMAVRRESSEAGGVDIEPPDRTDPPQDATFS, encoded by the coding sequence ATGAGCACGTTGACGATCCCGCGGCTGAGTGAACGCACCCACGCCCGCCTGCTACGCCAAGCCGCCGAGAACGGTCGATCCGTTGAAGCCGAGGTCCGGGCGATCCTTGACGCGGCAGTGGGACTGCCCGATGAGAGCACCCCCATGGCAGTGCGCCGCGAGTCTTCCGAGGCCGGAGGCGTGGACATCGAACCGCCCGATCGCACCGACCCGCCGCAGGATGCCACATTCTCGTGA